From a single Candoia aspera isolate rCanAsp1 chromosome 2, rCanAsp1.hap2, whole genome shotgun sequence genomic region:
- the SLC25A10 gene encoding mitochondrial dicarboxylate carrier codes for MVEKRVSRWYFGGLASCGAACCTHPLDLLKVHLQTQQEVKLRMTGMALRVIRNDGFLALYNGLSASLCRQMTYSLTRFAIYETVRDHLNQGAQGPMPFYQKVLLGAVGGFTGGFVGTPADMVNVRMQNDIKQPAHLRRNYSHALDGLYRVLREEGVKKLFSGGTMASSRGALVTVGQLACYDQAKQLVLGTSLLADNIVTHFLASFIAGGCATFLCQPLDVLKTRLMNSQGEYRGVLHCAVETAKLGPLAFYKGLVPAGIRLIPHTVLTFVFLEQLRKYFGIKVLT; via the exons ATGGTGGAGAAGCGCGTGTCCCGCTGGTACTTCGGCGGCCTGGCCTCTTGCGGGGCAGCATGCTGCACTCACCCGCTGGATTTGCTCAAG GTCCATCTGCAAACTCAGCAGGAAGTGAAGCTACGCATGACGGGGATGGCGCTACGTGTGATTCGCAATGATGGTTTTCTAGCACTGTACAATGGGCTCAGTGCCTCACTTTGCCGACAA ATGACGTACTCTCTCACCCGCTTTGCCATCTATGAGACGGTGCGGGACCACTTGAACCAGGGTGCCCAGGGGCCGATGCCCTTCTACCAGAAGGTGCTGCTAGGTGCAGTAGGAG GTTTTACTGGTGGATTCGTGGGGACCCCGGCTGACATGGTAAATGTCAG GATGCAGAATGACATTAAGCAGCCGGCACACCTGCGGCGCAA CTACTCCCATGCCCTGGATGGCCTGTATCGGGTGTTACGTGAAG AGGGTGTGAAGAAATTGTTCTCAGGAGGAACAATGGCATCAAGCAGAGGAGCCTTGGTTACTGTTGGACAG CTCGCTTGCTATGACCAGGCAAAGCAGTTGGTTCTTGGGACCAGCTTACTCGCTGACAATATTGTTACTCATTTCCTGGCCAGTTTTATTGCT GGAGGATGTGCCACATTCCTGTGTCAGCCCTTGGATGTGCTAAAAACACGGCTTATGAATTCCCAAGGCGAATATCGG GGGGTCCTGCACTGTGCAGTGGAGACTGCCAAGCTCGGGCCATTGGCTTTTTATAAG GGCCTTGTTCCTGCTGGCATTCGCTTGATCCCTCATACTGTGCTCACATTTGTCTTCCTGGAGCAGCTACGCAAATACTTTGGGATCAAAGTGTTGACCTAA
- the MRPL12 gene encoding large ribosomal subunit protein bL12m, with protein MAMFPAAGLGTALRLLLRQHQSQACAVRMLKTTCSKCSEVLASPRMDDAPKEYSPKIQQLVQDIASLTLLEISDLNELLKKTLKIQDMGLMPMAGMMPAAQLAAPAAEEEAVEKVEKLNFTVRLTGFKAEDKVKVIKEVKNHVENINLVQAKKLVESLPQEIKVNVRKEEAEKIKSALEAAGGTVVVD; from the exons ATGGCCATGTTTCCCGCGGCAGGACTCGGTACCGCTCTCCGACTGTTACTGCG GCAGCATCAGTCACAAGCCTGTGCTGTCCGGATGCTGAAGACCACATGCTCAAAGTGTAGTGAAGTCTTGGCAAGCCCCCGTATGGATGATGCCCCCAAAGAATATTCACCCAAGATTCAGCAGCTAGTTCAGGACATTGCTAGCCTGACTCTACTGGAGATCTCTGACCTCAATGAGTTGCTAAAG AAAACTCTCAAGATCCAAGATATGGGACTTATGCCAATGGCTGGGATGATGCCAGCAGCACAGTTAGCAGCACCA GCAGCAGAAGAAGAAGCTGTTGAAAAAGTAGAAAAGCTCAATTTCACAGTACGGTTGACTGGGTTTAAAGCTGAAGACAAGGTGAAAGTTATCAAGGAAGTAAAGAACCATGTGGAGAACATAAACCTTGTCCAG GCAAAGAAGTTGGTGGAATCTCTTCCTCAAGAGATCAAAGTAAATGTTCGTAAAGAAGAAGCAGAGAAGATTAAATCAGCTCTAGAGGCCGCTGGAGGCACAGTAGTTGTGGATTAA
- the HGS gene encoding hepatocyte growth factor-regulated tyrosine kinase substrate isoform X2, producing MGRGGGTFERLLDKATSQLLLETDWESILQICDMIRQGDTQAKYAVSAIKKKVNDKNPHVALYALEVLESVVKNCGQTVHDEVANKQTMEELKELLKRQVEANVRNKILYLIQAWAHAFRNEPKYKVVQDTYQIMKVEGHVFPEFKESDAMFAAERAPDWVDAEECHRCRVQFGVMTRKHHCRACGQIFCGKCSSKYSTIPKFGIEKEVRVCEPCYEHLNKKAEGKGSANTELPPEYLTSPLSQQSQLPPKRDETALQEEEELQLAIALSQSEAEEKERMRQKSTYSTYPKAEPTPVTSSAPPGSTLYSSPVNSSAPLAEDMDPELARYLNRNYWEKKQEEVRKSPTPSAPLSMGEPATQATEAPPAPLSVVEQYQNGETDESHEQFLKALQNAVTTFVNRMKSNHLRGRSITNDSAVLSVFQSINSMHPQLLELLNQLDERRLYYEGLQDKLAQIRDARGALNALREEHREKLRRAAEEAERQRQIQLAQKLEIMRQKKQEYLEMQRQLAIQRLQEQEKERQLRLEQQKQTIQMRAQMPAFSLPYAQLQAMPPASGVIYQPSGPTSFPGTFSPASSVEGSPMHTVYMSQPTQGSTGPYTAMPVAGTDPGMVSTYMYSTGNNSAQATPQGQAVPTTNPAYSSYQPTPTQGYQNAAAPSQTQTIPAMTQAAPQSGGAMGYMGSQSVSMGYQPYNMQNLMPTLPGQESGLSSLPPQQPYLSGQQPMYQQMAPPGGPPQQQPPPQQTPPQVQQTQGGSGEAQLISFD from the exons GGCTAAATATGCTGTGAGTGCAATAAAGAAGAAAGTCAATGACAAGAACCCTCATGTGGCTCTCTATGCACTAGAG GTCTTAGAATCTGTAGTGAAGAACTGTGGTCAGACAGTCCATGATGAGGTAGCTAACAAGCAGACCATGGAGGAATTGAAGGAATTGTTGAAG AGACAAGTTGAGGCAAACGTTCGCAACAAGATCCTGTACCTGATCCAGGCATGGGCCCATGCCTTCCGCAATGAGCCCAAATACAAGGTGGTCCAGGATACTTACCAGATCATGAAGGTAGAAG GTCATGTTTTTCCAGAATTCAAGGAGAGTGATGCGATGTTCGCCGCAGAAAGG GCTCCTGATTGGGTAGATGCAGAAGAATGCCACCGGTGCCGAGTCCAGTTTGGGGTGATGACTCGCAAG CATCACTGTCGGGCATGTGGGCAGATCTTCTGTGGAAAGTGCTCATCCAAGTATTCCACCATTCCCAAGTTTGGCATAGAGAAGGAAGTACGAGTATGCGAGCCTTGCTATGAGCATCTCAACAA GAAGGCAGAAGGGAAAGGATCTGCTAACACAGAACTTCCTCCGGAATACCTGACCAGCCCTCTTTCACAGCAGTCCCAG CTGCCCCCAAAGCGTGATGAAACTGCcctacaggaggaggaggagctgcagctGGCAATTGCGCTTTCCCAGTCTGAGGCAGAGGAAAAGGAGAGGATG AGACAGAAAAGCACATATTCTACCTATCCCAAGGCTGAACCCACACCAGTCACCTCTTCAGCACCCCCAGGCAGCACCCTCTATTCCTCTCCTGTG AACTCCTCTGCACCCCTAGCAGAGGACATGGATCCCGAG TTGGCTCGGTACCTGAATCGCAACTATTGGGAAAAGAAGCAGGAGGAAGTGCGCAAGAGCCCCACCCCTTCAGCCCCACTGTCTATGGGGGAGCCAGCAACCCAGGCTACTGAAGCCCCACCTGCCCCACTCAGTGTGGTGGAG CAATATCAGAACGGGGAGACAGATGAAAGCCATGAGCAGTTTCTCAAAGCTCTGCAGAATGCCGTCACCACCTTTGTCAACCGTATGAAGAGCAACCACCTGCGGGGGCGGAGCATTACCAACGATTCGGCAGTGCTGTCTGTCTTCCAGTCCATCAACAGCATGCACCCCCAGCTTTTGGAGCTACTCAACCAGTTGGATGAGCGCCGCT TATATTATGAGGGACTTCAAGATAAGCTTGCCCAGATCCGGGACGCACGGGGAGCCCTAAACGCCCTGCGAGAAGAGCACAGAGAAAAGCTGCGCCGAGCTGCAGAAGAGGCAGAGCGTCAACGTCAGATCCAGCTAGCACAAAAACTTGAGATCATGCGGCAGAAGAAGCAG GAATATCTGGAGATGCAACGGCAGTTAGCTATCCAGCGCCTTCAGGAGCAGGAAAAGGAACGCCAGTTACGGTTGGAGCAGCAGAAGCAAACAATCCAGATGAGGGCACAAATGCCTGCTTTCTCCTTGCCATATGCTCAG CTGCAAGCCATGCCTCCTGCCAGCGGAGTGATCTACCAACCATCCGGCCCCACGAGCTTCCCAGGCACCTTCAGCCCAGCAAGCTCTGTGGAGGGCTCACCCATGCACACAGTCTACATGAGCCAGCCCACCCAGGGCAGTACCGGGCCGTACACTGCGATGCCTGTGGCAGGAACAG atcCTGGTATGGTGAGCACCTACATGTACTCCACAGGCAATAATAGTGCACAGGCAACTCCACAGGGACAGGCAGTGCCCACCACAAATCCTGCCTATTCTTCCTATCAGCCTACACCTACTCAGGGCTATCAG AACGCAGCAGCCCCTTCCCAAACACAGACGATCCCTGCCATGACACAAGCGGCTCCCCAGTCTGGGGGTGCTATGGGTTACATGGGCAGTCAGTCAGTGTCAATGGGGTACCAGCCCTACAACATGCAG AACCTTATGCCAACCCTCCCTGGCCAGGAATCAGGTCTGAGTAGCCTGCCACCCCAGCAGCCTTATCTGTCAGGACAACAGCCTATGTATCAACAG atggcACCGCCTGGAGGGCCTCCCCAACAACAGCCTCCTCCCCAGCAGACTCCCCCCCAGGTGCAGCAGACACAAGGGGGAAGTGGAGAGGCTCAGCTTATTTCCTTTGACTAA
- the HGS gene encoding hepatocyte growth factor-regulated tyrosine kinase substrate isoform X4, with the protein MGRGGGTFERLLDKATSQLLLETDWESILQICDMIRQGDTQAKYAVSAIKKKVNDKNPHVALYALEVLESVVKNCGQTVHDEVANKQTMEELKELLKRQVEANVRNKILYLIQAWAHAFRNEPKYKVVQDTYQIMKVEGHVFPEFKESDAMFAAERAPDWVDAEECHRCRVQFGVMTRKHHCRACGQIFCGKCSSKYSTIPKFGIEKEVRVCEPCYEHLNKKAEGKGSANTELPPEYLTSPLSQQSQRQKSTYSTYPKAEPTPVTSSAPPGSTLYSSPVNSSAPLAEDMDPELARYLNRNYWEKKQEEVRKSPTPSAPLSMGEPATQATEAPPAPLSVVEQQYQNGETDESHEQFLKALQNAVTTFVNRMKSNHLRGRSITNDSAVLSVFQSINSMHPQLLELLNQLDERRLYYEGLQDKLAQIRDARGALNALREEHREKLRRAAEEAERQRQIQLAQKLEIMRQKKQEYLEMQRQLAIQRLQEQEKERQLRLEQQKQTIQMRAQMPAFSLPYAQLQAMPPASGVIYQPSGPTSFPGTFSPASSVEGSPMHTVYMSQPTQGSTGPYTAMPVAGTDPGMVSTYMYSTGNNSAQATPQGQAVPTTNPAYSSYQPTPTQGYQNAAAPSQTQTIPAMTQAAPQSGGAMGYMGSQSVSMGYQPYNMQNLMPTLPGQESGLSSLPPQQPYLSGQQPMYQQMAPPGGPPQQQPPPQQTPPQVQQTQGGSGEAQLISFD; encoded by the exons GGCTAAATATGCTGTGAGTGCAATAAAGAAGAAAGTCAATGACAAGAACCCTCATGTGGCTCTCTATGCACTAGAG GTCTTAGAATCTGTAGTGAAGAACTGTGGTCAGACAGTCCATGATGAGGTAGCTAACAAGCAGACCATGGAGGAATTGAAGGAATTGTTGAAG AGACAAGTTGAGGCAAACGTTCGCAACAAGATCCTGTACCTGATCCAGGCATGGGCCCATGCCTTCCGCAATGAGCCCAAATACAAGGTGGTCCAGGATACTTACCAGATCATGAAGGTAGAAG GTCATGTTTTTCCAGAATTCAAGGAGAGTGATGCGATGTTCGCCGCAGAAAGG GCTCCTGATTGGGTAGATGCAGAAGAATGCCACCGGTGCCGAGTCCAGTTTGGGGTGATGACTCGCAAG CATCACTGTCGGGCATGTGGGCAGATCTTCTGTGGAAAGTGCTCATCCAAGTATTCCACCATTCCCAAGTTTGGCATAGAGAAGGAAGTACGAGTATGCGAGCCTTGCTATGAGCATCTCAACAA GAAGGCAGAAGGGAAAGGATCTGCTAACACAGAACTTCCTCCGGAATACCTGACCAGCCCTCTTTCACAGCAGTCCCAG AGACAGAAAAGCACATATTCTACCTATCCCAAGGCTGAACCCACACCAGTCACCTCTTCAGCACCCCCAGGCAGCACCCTCTATTCCTCTCCTGTG AACTCCTCTGCACCCCTAGCAGAGGACATGGATCCCGAG TTGGCTCGGTACCTGAATCGCAACTATTGGGAAAAGAAGCAGGAGGAAGTGCGCAAGAGCCCCACCCCTTCAGCCCCACTGTCTATGGGGGAGCCAGCAACCCAGGCTACTGAAGCCCCACCTGCCCCACTCAGTGTGGTGGAG CAGCAATATCAGAACGGGGAGACAGATGAAAGCCATGAGCAGTTTCTCAAAGCTCTGCAGAATGCCGTCACCACCTTTGTCAACCGTATGAAGAGCAACCACCTGCGGGGGCGGAGCATTACCAACGATTCGGCAGTGCTGTCTGTCTTCCAGTCCATCAACAGCATGCACCCCCAGCTTTTGGAGCTACTCAACCAGTTGGATGAGCGCCGCT TATATTATGAGGGACTTCAAGATAAGCTTGCCCAGATCCGGGACGCACGGGGAGCCCTAAACGCCCTGCGAGAAGAGCACAGAGAAAAGCTGCGCCGAGCTGCAGAAGAGGCAGAGCGTCAACGTCAGATCCAGCTAGCACAAAAACTTGAGATCATGCGGCAGAAGAAGCAG GAATATCTGGAGATGCAACGGCAGTTAGCTATCCAGCGCCTTCAGGAGCAGGAAAAGGAACGCCAGTTACGGTTGGAGCAGCAGAAGCAAACAATCCAGATGAGGGCACAAATGCCTGCTTTCTCCTTGCCATATGCTCAG CTGCAAGCCATGCCTCCTGCCAGCGGAGTGATCTACCAACCATCCGGCCCCACGAGCTTCCCAGGCACCTTCAGCCCAGCAAGCTCTGTGGAGGGCTCACCCATGCACACAGTCTACATGAGCCAGCCCACCCAGGGCAGTACCGGGCCGTACACTGCGATGCCTGTGGCAGGAACAG atcCTGGTATGGTGAGCACCTACATGTACTCCACAGGCAATAATAGTGCACAGGCAACTCCACAGGGACAGGCAGTGCCCACCACAAATCCTGCCTATTCTTCCTATCAGCCTACACCTACTCAGGGCTATCAG AACGCAGCAGCCCCTTCCCAAACACAGACGATCCCTGCCATGACACAAGCGGCTCCCCAGTCTGGGGGTGCTATGGGTTACATGGGCAGTCAGTCAGTGTCAATGGGGTACCAGCCCTACAACATGCAG AACCTTATGCCAACCCTCCCTGGCCAGGAATCAGGTCTGAGTAGCCTGCCACCCCAGCAGCCTTATCTGTCAGGACAACAGCCTATGTATCAACAG atggcACCGCCTGGAGGGCCTCCCCAACAACAGCCTCCTCCCCAGCAGACTCCCCCCCAGGTGCAGCAGACACAAGGGGGAAGTGGAGAGGCTCAGCTTATTTCCTTTGACTAA
- the HGS gene encoding hepatocyte growth factor-regulated tyrosine kinase substrate isoform X3, translating to MGRGGGTFERLLDKATSQLLLETDWESILQICDMIRQGDTQAKYAVSAIKKKVNDKNPHVALYALEVLESVVKNCGQTVHDEVANKQTMEELKELLKRQVEANVRNKILYLIQAWAHAFRNEPKYKVVQDTYQIMKVEEFKESDAMFAAERAPDWVDAEECHRCRVQFGVMTRKHHCRACGQIFCGKCSSKYSTIPKFGIEKEVRVCEPCYEHLNKKAEGKGSANTELPPEYLTSPLSQQSQLPPKRDETALQEEEELQLAIALSQSEAEEKERMRQKSTYSTYPKAEPTPVTSSAPPGSTLYSSPVNSSAPLAEDMDPELARYLNRNYWEKKQEEVRKSPTPSAPLSMGEPATQATEAPPAPLSVVEQQYQNGETDESHEQFLKALQNAVTTFVNRMKSNHLRGRSITNDSAVLSVFQSINSMHPQLLELLNQLDERRLYYEGLQDKLAQIRDARGALNALREEHREKLRRAAEEAERQRQIQLAQKLEIMRQKKQEYLEMQRQLAIQRLQEQEKERQLRLEQQKQTIQMRAQMPAFSLPYAQLQAMPPASGVIYQPSGPTSFPGTFSPASSVEGSPMHTVYMSQPTQGSTGPYTAMPVAGTDPGMVSTYMYSTGNNSAQATPQGQAVPTTNPAYSSYQPTPTQGYQNAAAPSQTQTIPAMTQAAPQSGGAMGYMGSQSVSMGYQPYNMQNLMPTLPGQESGLSSLPPQQPYLSGQQPMYQQMAPPGGPPQQQPPPQQTPPQVQQTQGGSGEAQLISFD from the exons GGCTAAATATGCTGTGAGTGCAATAAAGAAGAAAGTCAATGACAAGAACCCTCATGTGGCTCTCTATGCACTAGAG GTCTTAGAATCTGTAGTGAAGAACTGTGGTCAGACAGTCCATGATGAGGTAGCTAACAAGCAGACCATGGAGGAATTGAAGGAATTGTTGAAG AGACAAGTTGAGGCAAACGTTCGCAACAAGATCCTGTACCTGATCCAGGCATGGGCCCATGCCTTCCGCAATGAGCCCAAATACAAGGTGGTCCAGGATACTTACCAGATCATGAAGGTAGAAG AATTCAAGGAGAGTGATGCGATGTTCGCCGCAGAAAGG GCTCCTGATTGGGTAGATGCAGAAGAATGCCACCGGTGCCGAGTCCAGTTTGGGGTGATGACTCGCAAG CATCACTGTCGGGCATGTGGGCAGATCTTCTGTGGAAAGTGCTCATCCAAGTATTCCACCATTCCCAAGTTTGGCATAGAGAAGGAAGTACGAGTATGCGAGCCTTGCTATGAGCATCTCAACAA GAAGGCAGAAGGGAAAGGATCTGCTAACACAGAACTTCCTCCGGAATACCTGACCAGCCCTCTTTCACAGCAGTCCCAG CTGCCCCCAAAGCGTGATGAAACTGCcctacaggaggaggaggagctgcagctGGCAATTGCGCTTTCCCAGTCTGAGGCAGAGGAAAAGGAGAGGATG AGACAGAAAAGCACATATTCTACCTATCCCAAGGCTGAACCCACACCAGTCACCTCTTCAGCACCCCCAGGCAGCACCCTCTATTCCTCTCCTGTG AACTCCTCTGCACCCCTAGCAGAGGACATGGATCCCGAG TTGGCTCGGTACCTGAATCGCAACTATTGGGAAAAGAAGCAGGAGGAAGTGCGCAAGAGCCCCACCCCTTCAGCCCCACTGTCTATGGGGGAGCCAGCAACCCAGGCTACTGAAGCCCCACCTGCCCCACTCAGTGTGGTGGAG CAGCAATATCAGAACGGGGAGACAGATGAAAGCCATGAGCAGTTTCTCAAAGCTCTGCAGAATGCCGTCACCACCTTTGTCAACCGTATGAAGAGCAACCACCTGCGGGGGCGGAGCATTACCAACGATTCGGCAGTGCTGTCTGTCTTCCAGTCCATCAACAGCATGCACCCCCAGCTTTTGGAGCTACTCAACCAGTTGGATGAGCGCCGCT TATATTATGAGGGACTTCAAGATAAGCTTGCCCAGATCCGGGACGCACGGGGAGCCCTAAACGCCCTGCGAGAAGAGCACAGAGAAAAGCTGCGCCGAGCTGCAGAAGAGGCAGAGCGTCAACGTCAGATCCAGCTAGCACAAAAACTTGAGATCATGCGGCAGAAGAAGCAG GAATATCTGGAGATGCAACGGCAGTTAGCTATCCAGCGCCTTCAGGAGCAGGAAAAGGAACGCCAGTTACGGTTGGAGCAGCAGAAGCAAACAATCCAGATGAGGGCACAAATGCCTGCTTTCTCCTTGCCATATGCTCAG CTGCAAGCCATGCCTCCTGCCAGCGGAGTGATCTACCAACCATCCGGCCCCACGAGCTTCCCAGGCACCTTCAGCCCAGCAAGCTCTGTGGAGGGCTCACCCATGCACACAGTCTACATGAGCCAGCCCACCCAGGGCAGTACCGGGCCGTACACTGCGATGCCTGTGGCAGGAACAG atcCTGGTATGGTGAGCACCTACATGTACTCCACAGGCAATAATAGTGCACAGGCAACTCCACAGGGACAGGCAGTGCCCACCACAAATCCTGCCTATTCTTCCTATCAGCCTACACCTACTCAGGGCTATCAG AACGCAGCAGCCCCTTCCCAAACACAGACGATCCCTGCCATGACACAAGCGGCTCCCCAGTCTGGGGGTGCTATGGGTTACATGGGCAGTCAGTCAGTGTCAATGGGGTACCAGCCCTACAACATGCAG AACCTTATGCCAACCCTCCCTGGCCAGGAATCAGGTCTGAGTAGCCTGCCACCCCAGCAGCCTTATCTGTCAGGACAACAGCCTATGTATCAACAG atggcACCGCCTGGAGGGCCTCCCCAACAACAGCCTCCTCCCCAGCAGACTCCCCCCCAGGTGCAGCAGACACAAGGGGGAAGTGGAGAGGCTCAGCTTATTTCCTTTGACTAA
- the HGS gene encoding hepatocyte growth factor-regulated tyrosine kinase substrate isoform X1: MGRGGGTFERLLDKATSQLLLETDWESILQICDMIRQGDTQAKYAVSAIKKKVNDKNPHVALYALEVLESVVKNCGQTVHDEVANKQTMEELKELLKRQVEANVRNKILYLIQAWAHAFRNEPKYKVVQDTYQIMKVEGHVFPEFKESDAMFAAERAPDWVDAEECHRCRVQFGVMTRKHHCRACGQIFCGKCSSKYSTIPKFGIEKEVRVCEPCYEHLNKKAEGKGSANTELPPEYLTSPLSQQSQLPPKRDETALQEEEELQLAIALSQSEAEEKERMRQKSTYSTYPKAEPTPVTSSAPPGSTLYSSPVNSSAPLAEDMDPELARYLNRNYWEKKQEEVRKSPTPSAPLSMGEPATQATEAPPAPLSVVEQQYQNGETDESHEQFLKALQNAVTTFVNRMKSNHLRGRSITNDSAVLSVFQSINSMHPQLLELLNQLDERRLYYEGLQDKLAQIRDARGALNALREEHREKLRRAAEEAERQRQIQLAQKLEIMRQKKQEYLEMQRQLAIQRLQEQEKERQLRLEQQKQTIQMRAQMPAFSLPYAQLQAMPPASGVIYQPSGPTSFPGTFSPASSVEGSPMHTVYMSQPTQGSTGPYTAMPVAGTDPGMVSTYMYSTGNNSAQATPQGQAVPTTNPAYSSYQPTPTQGYQNAAAPSQTQTIPAMTQAAPQSGGAMGYMGSQSVSMGYQPYNMQNLMPTLPGQESGLSSLPPQQPYLSGQQPMYQQMAPPGGPPQQQPPPQQTPPQVQQTQGGSGEAQLISFD, encoded by the exons GGCTAAATATGCTGTGAGTGCAATAAAGAAGAAAGTCAATGACAAGAACCCTCATGTGGCTCTCTATGCACTAGAG GTCTTAGAATCTGTAGTGAAGAACTGTGGTCAGACAGTCCATGATGAGGTAGCTAACAAGCAGACCATGGAGGAATTGAAGGAATTGTTGAAG AGACAAGTTGAGGCAAACGTTCGCAACAAGATCCTGTACCTGATCCAGGCATGGGCCCATGCCTTCCGCAATGAGCCCAAATACAAGGTGGTCCAGGATACTTACCAGATCATGAAGGTAGAAG GTCATGTTTTTCCAGAATTCAAGGAGAGTGATGCGATGTTCGCCGCAGAAAGG GCTCCTGATTGGGTAGATGCAGAAGAATGCCACCGGTGCCGAGTCCAGTTTGGGGTGATGACTCGCAAG CATCACTGTCGGGCATGTGGGCAGATCTTCTGTGGAAAGTGCTCATCCAAGTATTCCACCATTCCCAAGTTTGGCATAGAGAAGGAAGTACGAGTATGCGAGCCTTGCTATGAGCATCTCAACAA GAAGGCAGAAGGGAAAGGATCTGCTAACACAGAACTTCCTCCGGAATACCTGACCAGCCCTCTTTCACAGCAGTCCCAG CTGCCCCCAAAGCGTGATGAAACTGCcctacaggaggaggaggagctgcagctGGCAATTGCGCTTTCCCAGTCTGAGGCAGAGGAAAAGGAGAGGATG AGACAGAAAAGCACATATTCTACCTATCCCAAGGCTGAACCCACACCAGTCACCTCTTCAGCACCCCCAGGCAGCACCCTCTATTCCTCTCCTGTG AACTCCTCTGCACCCCTAGCAGAGGACATGGATCCCGAG TTGGCTCGGTACCTGAATCGCAACTATTGGGAAAAGAAGCAGGAGGAAGTGCGCAAGAGCCCCACCCCTTCAGCCCCACTGTCTATGGGGGAGCCAGCAACCCAGGCTACTGAAGCCCCACCTGCCCCACTCAGTGTGGTGGAG CAGCAATATCAGAACGGGGAGACAGATGAAAGCCATGAGCAGTTTCTCAAAGCTCTGCAGAATGCCGTCACCACCTTTGTCAACCGTATGAAGAGCAACCACCTGCGGGGGCGGAGCATTACCAACGATTCGGCAGTGCTGTCTGTCTTCCAGTCCATCAACAGCATGCACCCCCAGCTTTTGGAGCTACTCAACCAGTTGGATGAGCGCCGCT TATATTATGAGGGACTTCAAGATAAGCTTGCCCAGATCCGGGACGCACGGGGAGCCCTAAACGCCCTGCGAGAAGAGCACAGAGAAAAGCTGCGCCGAGCTGCAGAAGAGGCAGAGCGTCAACGTCAGATCCAGCTAGCACAAAAACTTGAGATCATGCGGCAGAAGAAGCAG GAATATCTGGAGATGCAACGGCAGTTAGCTATCCAGCGCCTTCAGGAGCAGGAAAAGGAACGCCAGTTACGGTTGGAGCAGCAGAAGCAAACAATCCAGATGAGGGCACAAATGCCTGCTTTCTCCTTGCCATATGCTCAG CTGCAAGCCATGCCTCCTGCCAGCGGAGTGATCTACCAACCATCCGGCCCCACGAGCTTCCCAGGCACCTTCAGCCCAGCAAGCTCTGTGGAGGGCTCACCCATGCACACAGTCTACATGAGCCAGCCCACCCAGGGCAGTACCGGGCCGTACACTGCGATGCCTGTGGCAGGAACAG atcCTGGTATGGTGAGCACCTACATGTACTCCACAGGCAATAATAGTGCACAGGCAACTCCACAGGGACAGGCAGTGCCCACCACAAATCCTGCCTATTCTTCCTATCAGCCTACACCTACTCAGGGCTATCAG AACGCAGCAGCCCCTTCCCAAACACAGACGATCCCTGCCATGACACAAGCGGCTCCCCAGTCTGGGGGTGCTATGGGTTACATGGGCAGTCAGTCAGTGTCAATGGGGTACCAGCCCTACAACATGCAG AACCTTATGCCAACCCTCCCTGGCCAGGAATCAGGTCTGAGTAGCCTGCCACCCCAGCAGCCTTATCTGTCAGGACAACAGCCTATGTATCAACAG atggcACCGCCTGGAGGGCCTCCCCAACAACAGCCTCCTCCCCAGCAGACTCCCCCCCAGGTGCAGCAGACACAAGGGGGAAGTGGAGAGGCTCAGCTTATTTCCTTTGACTAA